In Deltaproteobacteria bacterium, a genomic segment contains:
- a CDS encoding chloramphenicol phosphotransferase CPT family protein — protein sequence MMIILLNGTSSAGKTTVARIMQEKYRGVLLLYGVDTMVQTAFPAKCDYPPFDEQAIRLETSEVDGHTHARLIVSPYMYPVYTAAVRFYRMLSEQGYNLIVDELLFDANRITPYFEILSHEKVYFIGLQPEKEVVLRREQERGDRIPGLAAGLYQEVYHPLFTYDLLLDTGKLDPQETAERILEYVDHHKTPRGFSISAEKWLKQR from the coding sequence CAGGAAAAATACAGGGGTGTTCTTCTGCTTTACGGAGTGGACACCATGGTCCAGACCGCTTTTCCGGCCAAATGCGATTATCCGCCCTTTGACGAACAGGCCATCAGGCTGGAAACCTCTGAAGTGGACGGCCATACCCATGCCAGACTTATTGTCTCGCCTTACATGTACCCGGTGTATACTGCTGCTGTAAGATTTTACAGGATGCTTTCAGAGCAGGGGTATAATCTGATTGTGGATGAGCTGCTGTTCGACGCCAACCGAATCACCCCCTACTTTGAGATCCTATCCCATGAAAAGGTTTATTTCATCGGTCTTCAGCCGGAAAAGGAGGTGGTCCTAAGGCGCGAACAGGAGAGGGGCGACAGGATTCCCGGACTGGCTGCCGGATTGTACCAGGAAGTGTATCATCCGCTGTTTACTTATGATCTGCTTCTTGATACCGGAAAACTGGATCCGCAAGAAACGGCCGAAAGGATCTTGGAGTATGTTGATCACCACAAAACGCCCAGGGGCTTCAGTATTTCAGCGGAAAAGTGGCTGAAACAGCGTTGA